In the genome of Raphanus sativus cultivar WK10039 chromosome 4, ASM80110v3, whole genome shotgun sequence, one region contains:
- the LOC108849264 gene encoding uncharacterized protein LOC108849264 translates to MAASSSPSSSDVSSDSSDTHRRRKDRRRHRRSDRDKDSLKVRRKSRSSSKRRRNKRHHSSDSSDSSYSDSSSSESSESEHERSRRHKKHDKPKKAKDKERSKSHRHKRHKNRERKNGEGEGSSGPVKLSKFLGRDKDDGERRSAVSGKKIMLKVDKSKEDKAAESKRNELLKFLNASFD, encoded by the exons ATGGCGGCTTCATCGTCTCCCTCCTCCTCAGACGTGTCCTCCGATTCGTCAGACACGCATCGCCGCCGCAAGGACCGCCGTCGCCACCGAAGAAGCGATCGGGACAAGGACTCGCTCAAGGTACGGAGGAAGAGCCGGTCCAGCTCGAAACGACGCCGTAATAAGCGCCACCACTCTTCCGATTCCTCTGATTCGTCTTACTCCGATTCCTCCTCCAG TGAGAGTTCAGAGAGTGAGCATGAGAGGTCACGAAGGCACAAGAAGCATGACAAGCCAAAGAAG gCTAAGGATAAGGAGAGAAGCAAGAGTCATCGTCATAAACGGCATAAGAACAGAGAAAGAAAG AATGGGGAAGGAGAAGGAAGCAGCGGGCCTGTTAAACTATCGAAG TTTTTGGGACGGGACAAGGACGATGGTGAGCGTAGAAGTGCTGTCTCTGGGAAAAAG ATTATGCTGAAGGTTGATAAGTCCAAAGAGGACAAAGCTGCAGAGAGCAAGAGGAATGAGTTGCTTAAGTTCTTGAATGCAAGTTTCGACTAG
- the LOC108848993 gene encoding 60S ribosomal protein L18-2: MGIDLIAGGKSKKTKRTAPKSDDVYLKLLVKLYRFLVRRTGSKFDAVILKRLFMSKVNKAPLSLSKLVEFMNGKDGKIAVLVGTITDDLRVHEIPAMKVTALRFTERARARIEKAGGECLTFDQLALVAPLGQNTVLLRGPKNSREAVKHFGPAPGVPHSHSKPYVRSKGRKFEKARGKRKSRGFKV, encoded by the exons ATG GGTATCGATCTTATCGCGGGAGGTAAGAGCAAGAAGACCAAAAGGACTGCTCCAAAGTCCGATGATGTCTACCTCAAGCTTCTCGTCAAG CTATACCGGTTTTTGGTAAGGAGAACCGGAAGCAAGTTCGATGCTGTGATCCTTAAGAGGCTTTTTATGAGCAAAGTCAACAAAGCTCCTCTTTCCCTCTCCAAGCTCGTGGAGTTCATGAACGGCAAG GATGGTAAGATTGCTGTGTTGGTTGGGACGATAACTGATGATTTGAGAGTTCATGAGATTCCTGCTATGAAGGTTACTGCCTTGAGGTTTACCGAAAGAGCTAGGGCTAGAATTGAGAAAGCTGGTGGAGAGTGCTTAACATTCGACCAGCTTGCTCTCGTTGCTCCATTGGGTCAGAACACG GTTCTCCTTAGAGGACCAAAGAACTCTCGTGAAGCAGTGAAGCACTTTGGTCCTGCTCCTGGTGTGCCGCACAGCCACTCCAAGCCCTATGTCAGGTCCAAGGGAAGGAAGTTTGAGAAAGCTAGAGGAAAGCGAAAGAGTCGTGGATTCAAGGTCTAA
- the LOC108854678 gene encoding serine/threonine-protein phosphatase PP1 codes for MMTSMEGMVEKGVLDDIIRRLLEGKGGKQVQLSESEIRQLCFNARQIFLSQPNLLELHAPIRICGDIHGQYQDLLRLFEYGGYPPSANFLFLGDYVDRGKQSLETICLLLAYKIRYPSKIFLLRGNHEDAKINRIYGFYDECKRRFNVRLWKIFTDCFNCLPVAALIDGKILCMHGGLSPELDNLNQIREIQRPTEIPDSGLLCDLLWSDPDQKIEGWADSDRGISCTFGADKVAEFLDKNDLDLICRGHQVVEDGYEFFAKRRLVTIFSAPNYGGEFDNAGALLSVDESLVCSFEIMKPATASSIGHPLKKVPKMGKS; via the exons ATGATGACGAGTATGGAAGGGATGGTGGAGAAGGGGGTGTTGGATGATATCATAAGGAGATTGCTGGAAGGTAAAGGAGGTAAACAGGTTCAGCTATCGGAGAGCGAGATTCGTCAACTCTGCTTCAACGCACGTCAAATCTTCCTCTCTCAACCCAATCTCCTCGAGCTTCATGCCCCTATTCGCATCTGCG GTGATATCCATGGCCAGTATCAAGATCTTCTGAGGCTATTCGAGTACGGAGGCTACCCTCCTTCAGCTAACTTTCTCTTCCTCGGCGACTACGTTGACAGAGGCAAGCAAAGTCTCGAGACCATTTGTTTGCTTCTTGCTTACAAGATTCGTTACCCGTCCAAGATTTTTCTCTTGAGAGGCAACCACGAGGACGCCAAGATCAACAGGATTTACGGATTCTACGACGAGTGCAAACGGAGGTTCAATGTACGCCTCTGGAAGATATTCACCGACTGTTTCAACTGTTTGCCCGTAGCTGCTCTCATCGACGGCAAGATCTTGTGTATGCACGGTGGCTTGTCACCGGAGCTGGACAATTTGAACCAGATTCGAGAGATTCAGAGGCCTACGGAGATTCCAGACAGTGGTCTTctttgtgatttgctttggtCTGATCCTGATCAGAAGATTGAAGGGTGGGCTGATAGTGATCGTGGCATCTCTTGTACTTTTGGAGCTGATAAAGTCGCTGAGTTCTTGGATAAGAATGATCTTGATCTCATTTGCCGAGGCCATCAG GTAGTGGAAGATGGGTACGAGTTTTTTGCTAAACGGAGACTAGTCACGATATTCTCAGCTCCAAACTATGGTGGGGAGTTTGACAACGCTGGTGCATTACTGAGCGTGGACGAGTCTCTTGTTTGCTCTTTTGAGATTATGAAACCAGCCACAGCTTCTAGCATCGGTCATCCTCTCAAGAAG GTACCGAAAATGGGCAAGTCTTAG
- the LOC108854679 gene encoding folate-binding protein 1 isoform X1 — protein MGRCSTKKVFLIQSPILFLHLLISFSSGALKPDLKGVCVSKGGRFPPYESEGKPPKPVGKGSKDLTLCGVFRKRTCCSPAQTNPAFVAVRNLATFGEASQDCLNLFELLECSICNPNVGIQPGPPRICASFCNKVFEACKDAYFASNALTQMIGPCGVNDIICVKTLKWESNGTSFCEAAGFSVQTKDDSREEPCYGSKASLQSVVESRPPRVSRKKKKRSPLKTETLSCFKDLLQWVRVRTTIQKVSLGVSFLVAGMFLIRGYRQWNNRNRKQRLAARRLGGKANGNSYSAAINRRVVQS, from the exons ATGGGAAGATGTTCAACGAAGAAGGTGTTTCTGATTCAGAGTCCGATCCTGTTTCTCCATCTCTTGATCTCCTTCTCATCCG GTGCATTGAAACCGGATTTGAAAGGAGTATGCGTTTCTAAAGGAGGGAGGTTTCCACCATATGAATCAGAAGGAAAGCCTCCTAAACCCGTTGGTAAAGGATCAAAGGATCTAACTTTGTGTGGAGTGTTCCGTAAAAGGACCTGTTGCTCTCCTGCTCAGACGAACCCAGCTTTCGTAGCTGTCAGAAACTTGGCTACTTTTGGGGAAGCTAGTCAAGATTGTCTGAATCTGTTCGAGCTATTGGAGTGTTCGATCTGTAACCCCAACGTTGGAATTCAACCGGGTCCTCCACGCATTTGCGCTTCCTTCTGTAACAAAGTCTTCGAAGCTTGCAAAGACGCATACTTCGCCAGTAATGCACTTACACAG ATGATTGGCCCATGTGGAGTAAACGACATCATCTGCGTTAAAACGTTAAAGTGGGAGTCTAACGGCACATCGTTCTGCGAAGCAGCTGGTTTCTCTGTTCAAACAAAAGATGATTCTAGAGAAGAACCGTGTTATGGAAGCAAAGCAAGTCTACAATCGGTGGTGGAGTCACGGCCGCCGAGAGTCtccagaaagaagaagaaaaggtcCCCTTTGAAGACTGAGACTTTATCATGTTTTAAAGATCTTTTGCAATGGGTTCGCGTAAGGACAACGATTCAGAAGGTTTCGTTGGGTGTGTCGTTTCTTGTAGCAGGAATGTTCTTGATCAG GGGTTACAGGCAATGGAATAACCGGAACCGGAAGCAGAGGCTAGCTGCTAGACGACTGGGAGGAAAGGCGAACGGGAATTCATACAGTGCAGCTATAAATAGAAGAGTAGTTCAAAGTTGA
- the LOC108854679 gene encoding folate-binding protein 1 isoform X2 has protein sequence MGRCSTKKVFLIQSPILFLHLLISFSSGALKPDLKGVCVSKGGRFPPYESEGKPPKPVGKGSKDLTLCGVFRKRTCCSPAQTNPAFVAVRNLATFGEASQDCLNLFELLECSICNPNVGIQPGPPRICASFCNKVFEACKDAYFASNALTQMIGPCGVNDIICVKTLKWESNGTSFCEAAGFSVQTKDDSREEPCYGSKASLQSVVESRPPRVSRKKKKRSPLKTETLSCFKDLLQWVRVRTTIQKVSLGVSFLVAGMFLIRQWNNRNRKQRLAARRLGGKANGNSYSAAINRRVVQS, from the exons ATGGGAAGATGTTCAACGAAGAAGGTGTTTCTGATTCAGAGTCCGATCCTGTTTCTCCATCTCTTGATCTCCTTCTCATCCG GTGCATTGAAACCGGATTTGAAAGGAGTATGCGTTTCTAAAGGAGGGAGGTTTCCACCATATGAATCAGAAGGAAAGCCTCCTAAACCCGTTGGTAAAGGATCAAAGGATCTAACTTTGTGTGGAGTGTTCCGTAAAAGGACCTGTTGCTCTCCTGCTCAGACGAACCCAGCTTTCGTAGCTGTCAGAAACTTGGCTACTTTTGGGGAAGCTAGTCAAGATTGTCTGAATCTGTTCGAGCTATTGGAGTGTTCGATCTGTAACCCCAACGTTGGAATTCAACCGGGTCCTCCACGCATTTGCGCTTCCTTCTGTAACAAAGTCTTCGAAGCTTGCAAAGACGCATACTTCGCCAGTAATGCACTTACACAG ATGATTGGCCCATGTGGAGTAAACGACATCATCTGCGTTAAAACGTTAAAGTGGGAGTCTAACGGCACATCGTTCTGCGAAGCAGCTGGTTTCTCTGTTCAAACAAAAGATGATTCTAGAGAAGAACCGTGTTATGGAAGCAAAGCAAGTCTACAATCGGTGGTGGAGTCACGGCCGCCGAGAGTCtccagaaagaagaagaaaaggtcCCCTTTGAAGACTGAGACTTTATCATGTTTTAAAGATCTTTTGCAATGGGTTCGCGTAAGGACAACGATTCAGAAGGTTTCGTTGGGTGTGTCGTTTCTTGTAGCAGGAATGTTCTTGATCAG GCAATGGAATAACCGGAACCGGAAGCAGAGGCTAGCTGCTAGACGACTGGGAGGAAAGGCGAACGGGAATTCATACAGTGCAGCTATAAATAGAAGAGTAGTTCAAAGTTGA
- the LOC108854680 gene encoding uncharacterized protein LOC108854680, whose translation MVIPPAVRPPRLFDYLKPYVLKMHFTNKFVHAQVIHSPTATVACSASSQEKALRETMDVTRDVAAASKIGKILGERLLMKDIPAVAIHMKKEQRYHGKVKAVIDSVREAGVKLL comes from the coding sequence ATGGTGATTCCACCGGCAGTTAGACCACCACGCCTCTTCGACTACCTCAAACCTTACGTCCTGAAAATGCACTTCACGAACAAGTTTGTTCACGCCCAAGTCATCCACTCGCCGACAGCCACAGTGGCTTGCTCAGCTAGCTCGCAGGAGAAAGCATTGAGGGAAACGATGGACGTCACACGCGACGTGGCCGCTGCTTCAAAGATCGGTAAGATCCTTGGGGAAAGGCTCTTGATGAAAGATATCCCAGCTGTTGCTATCCACATGAAGAAAGAGCAGAGGTACCATGGTAAAGTCAAGGCCGTGATCGATTCCGTCAGGGAAGCTGGCGTCAAGTTACTCTGA
- the LOC108849469 gene encoding 60S ribosomal protein L22-3: MSRGSGAAPKGKKKGGVSFTIDCSKPVDDKIMEIASLEKFLQERIKVGGGKAGALGDSVSITRDKNKITVTSDGQFSKRYLKYLTKKYLKKHNVRDWLRVIAANKDRNLYELRYFNIAENETDEED, from the exons ATGAGTCGTGGAAGTGGAGCAGCTCCAAAGGGGAAGAAGAAGGGAGGAGTTTCCTTCACCATTGATTGTTCTAAACCTGTTGATGACAAGATCATGGAGATTGCTTCCTTAGAGAAGTTTCTCCAGGAGAGGATTAAGGTTGGTGGTGGTAAAGCAGGTGCTCTTGGCGATTCTGTCTCGATCACTCGTGACAAGAACAAGATCACCGTCACCTCTGATGGCCAATTCTCCAAGAG ATACCTCAAGTACTTGACAAAGAAGTATCTGAAGAAGCACAATGTGAGAGATTGGCTCAGAGTGATTGCTGCCAACAAGGACCGTAACCTCTACGAGTTGAGGTACTTCAACATCGCCGAGAACGAAACAGATGAAGAAGACTAA
- the LOC108855488 gene encoding uncharacterized protein LOC108855488: MAESKTKMAEIREWIVEHKLRTVGCLWLSGISGSIAYNWSKPGMKTSVRIIHARLHAQALTLAALAGAAAVEYYDHKTGTTDRYPKFLKPDNLTKD, from the exons ATGGCGGAATCAAAGACAAAAATGGCAGAAATCAGGGAATGGATTGTAGAACACAAGCTTCGTACCGttg GTTGTTTATGGCTGAGTGGGATCTCTGGTTCAATCGCCTACAACTGGTCTAAACCTGGTATGAAAACCAGTGTCCGAATCATCCACGCCAG GCTACATGCTCAGGCGCTGACATTAGCCGCTCTAGCTGGAGCAGCTGCAGTGGAGTACTACGATCACAAAACTGGAACCACCGATCGCTACCCCAAATTTCTCAAGCCCGACAACTTGACCAAAGACTAA
- the LOC108855487 gene encoding replication factor C subunit 3, with translation MLWVDKYRPKSLDKVIVHEDIAHNLKKLVTEQDCPHLLFYGPSGSGKKTLIMALLKQIYGPSAEKVKVENRAWKVDAGSRTIDLELTTLSSTNHVELTPSDAGFQDRYIVQEIIKEMAKNRPIDTKGKKGYKVLVLNEVDKLSREAQHSLRRTMEKYSSSCRLILCCNSSSKVTEAIKSRCLNVRINAPSQEEIVKVLEFVAKKESLQLPHGFAGRIAEKSNRSLRRAILSLETCRVQNYPFTDNQVISPMDWEEYVAEIAIDMLREQSPKSLFQVRGKVYELLVNCIPPEVILKRLLHELLRKLDSELKLEVCHWAAYYEHRMRLGQKAIFHIEAFVAKFMSIYKNFLISTFG, from the exons ATGTTGTGGGTGGACAAGTACCGGCCGAAATCGCTGGATAAGGTCATCGTTCATGAGGATATAGCTCACAATCTCAAAAAATTG GTTACGGAGCAAGATTGTCCGCATCTGCTCTTCTATGGGCCGTCAGGCTCTGGTAAGAAAACCCTAATCATGGCGCTTCTCAAGCAGATATATGGTCCCAGTGCTGAGAAG GTGAAAGTGGAGAACAGGGCATGGAAAGTTGAT GCTGGGAGTAGAACTATTGATCTGGAGCTCACTACATTATCAAGCACCAATCATGTGGAGCTTACTCCAAGCGATGCAGGCTTTCAGGACAGGTACATCGTTCAAGAGATCATTAAAGAAATGGCCAAGAACAGACCAATTGACACCAAAGGAAAGAAGGGCTACAAGG TGTTGGTACTAAATGAAGTTGACAAGCTCTCACGAGAAGCACAACATTCTCTGCGAAGAACAATGGAGAAATATAGCTCATCTTGCCGTCTCATCTTATGCTGTAACAGTTCTTCAAAGGTTACAGAAGCCATCAAGTCTCGTTGTCTCAATGTGCGGATAAATGCACCTTCGCAGGAAGAG ATAGTGAAAGTGTTGGAGTTCGTTGCAAAGAAAGAAAGCCTGCAACTACCTCACGGTTTTGCTGGTCGTATTGCCGAGAAATCAAATCGCAGTCTAAGAAGAGCTATTCTGTCACTTGAGACTTGTCGTGTCCAAAA CTATCCGTTCACAGATAACCAAGTGATATCTCCCATGGATTGGGAAGAGTATGTTGCCGAAATAGCAATTGACATGCTGAGAGAACAGAGCCCTAAAAG TTTGTTTCAGGTACGCGGGAAGGTATATGAGCTGCTAGTTAATTGCATTCCACCAGAAGTCATACTGAAG AGGCTTCTTCATGAATTGCTGAGGAAACTGGACTCAGAGCTAAAGCTTGAAGTCTGCCACTGGGCCGCATATTAT GAACATAGGATGAGATTGGGTCAGAAAGCCATATTTCACATAGAAG CATTTGTGGCCAAGTTTATGAGCATATACAAGAACTTCCTCATTTCAACATTTGGGTAG
- the LOC108849640 gene encoding sm-like protein LSM4, which translates to MLPLSLLKTAQGHPMLVELKNGETYNGHLVNCDTWMNIHLREVICTSKDGDRFWRMPECYIRGNTIKYLRVPDEVIDKVQEEKTRTDRKPPGVGRGRGRGMDDGGGRGRGRGAPMAKMTGNRGAGRGRG; encoded by the exons ATG CTTCCTCTTTCGCTGCTCAAGACTGCTCAAGGGCATCCCATG CTTGTGGAgctcaagaatggagagacCTACAATGGGCATTTAGTAAATTGCGATACGTGGATGAACATTCATCTGCGTGAAGTCATCTGCACATCAAAG GACGGAGACAGGTTTTGGAGGATGCCCGAATGTTACATCCGCGGTAACACAATCAAGTACCTTCGAGTTCCAGATGAG GTGATTGATAAAGTACAGGAGGAGAAGACCCGTACAG ATAGAAAACCACCGGGGGTTGGACGTGGAAGAGGACGTGGTATGGATGATGGAGGGGGCAGAGGCCGAGGCCGAGGAGCTCCAATGGCGAAGATGACTGGCAACAGAG GAGCAGGTCGTGGCCGTGGTTGA
- the LOC108849442 gene encoding 40S ribosomal protein S21-2 gives MQNEEGQVTELYIPRKCSATNRMITSKDHASVQLNIGHLDADGIYTGQFTTLALCGFVRAQGDADSGVDRLWQKKKVEAKQI, from the exons ATGCAGAACGAAGAGGGTCAGGTCACGGAACTATACATTCCTAGGAAATG CTCTGCTACTAACCGGATGATCACGTCAAAGGATCATGCCTCCGTGCAACTCAACATTGGTCATTTAGATGCCGATGGCATCTACACCGGTCAATTCACTACCTTGGCTCTCTGCGGTTTTGTTCGTGCCCAG GGAGATGCTGACAGTGGTGTGGACAGGCTGTGGCAGAAGAAGAAGGTCGAAGCCAAACAAATCTAA